The proteins below come from a single Microtus ochrogaster isolate Prairie Vole_2 chromosome 14 unlocalized genomic scaffold, MicOch1.0 chr14_random_3, whole genome shotgun sequence genomic window:
- the LOC101987537 gene encoding regenerating islet-derived protein 3-beta-like, which yields MLSRIALTSMSWMLLSCLMLFSQVQGEDSPKEAPSPRISCPQGSRAYGSYCYALFRIPQTWFDAELACQKRPLGHLVSVLTGAEASFVSSLVKSTGNSYSYVWIGLHDPTLGEQPNGGGWEWSNTDVMNYLNWERNPSTALDRGFCGTLSRASGFLKWRDNTCEMKLPYVCKFSG from the exons ATGCTGTCTCGCATAGCACTCACCAGCATGTCTTGGATGTTGCTCTCCTGCCTGATGCTCTTTTCTCAGGTTCAAG GTGAAGATTCCCCGAAGGAAGCGCCATCACCACGCATTAGTTGTCCCCAAGGCTCCAGGGCTTATGGCTCCTACTGCTATGCCTTGTTTCGGATACCACAGACCTGGTTTGATGCAGAA CTGGCCTGCCAAAAGAGGCCCTTAGGGCACCTCGTGTCTGTTCTCACTGGAGCTGAGGCTTCCTTCGTGTCCTCTTTGGTGAAGAGCACAGGGAACAGTTACTCATACGTCTGGATTGGGCTCCATGATCCCACTCTG GGTGAACAACCCAATGGAGGTGGATGGGAGTGGAGTAACACTGATGTGATGAATTACCTTAACTGGGAGAGGAATCCATCCACTGCCTTAGACCGTGGTTTTTGTGGCACTTTGTCAAGAGCTTCAG gatTTCTGAAATGGAGAGATAATACCTGTGAGATGAAGCTCCCCTATGTCTGCAAATTCAGTGGATAA